One genomic window of Nitrosomonas sp. Is35 includes the following:
- a CDS encoding PEP-CTERM sorting domain-containing protein, whose translation MRYRKTKYLGAVLALAVSGPAFAAFNGDQSAGGSSSLLFSAYESVSGYSFTLDTGSRRDDYSASIPLFTPLNFNLALDTNWNTFLAGVGSAHFADIRWAVTAGDTSVIDGDLRSFLTTAANGLDIGTNGNGTTNAQLNQWNVNYNSFINASNGGDGTVFGFGGQPSTVHLKEGPTDFASYEISIGSNWSGKAKFDTTGALGETLNFYEANITKSPSGGVVSLTRITTDLLGTVTLTNDGLLSISPISPVPEADTWAMLLVGLGLMGVTVRRRAGIVS comes from the coding sequence ATGAGATATCGTAAAACTAAGTATCTAGGGGCAGTGTTAGCCCTGGCTGTATCAGGTCCTGCATTCGCGGCTTTTAATGGTGATCAAAGTGCCGGTGGAAGCAGTTCATTATTGTTCAGCGCCTATGAGTCCGTAAGCGGTTATTCTTTTACCCTGGATACAGGCAGCCGCAGAGATGACTACTCTGCATCCATTCCATTGTTTACTCCCCTCAATTTTAATCTCGCACTGGATACCAACTGGAATACTTTTCTGGCTGGCGTAGGTTCAGCTCACTTTGCTGATATCAGATGGGCTGTCACTGCCGGTGATACCAGTGTTATCGATGGCGATCTTAGAAGTTTTCTGACTACGGCAGCCAACGGTTTGGATATTGGCACCAACGGCAATGGCACAACCAATGCTCAGTTGAACCAATGGAATGTCAATTACAATTCGTTTATTAATGCAAGCAATGGCGGGGATGGAACAGTCTTCGGCTTTGGCGGCCAACCTTCCACGGTGCATTTAAAAGAAGGCCCAACCGACTTTGCGTCGTATGAAATTTCCATTGGCAGTAACTGGAGTGGTAAAGCGAAATTCGATACCACCGGAGCGCTGGGCGAAACCCTCAATTTCTATGAAGCAAACATAACGAAATCGCCGAGTGGGGGAGTGGTCAGCCTTACCAGAATAACAACGGATTTACTGGGAACCGTAACACTGACCAACGATGGATTACTCTCAATCTCACCTATTTCTCCTGTGCCGGAAGCGGATACTTGGGCCATGCTCTTGGTTGGCCTTGGTTTGATGGGCGTAACAGTCCGCCGCCGCGCAGGAATCGTGTCTTAG
- the mgtA gene encoding magnesium-translocating P-type ATPase, which produces MIKDQMDTGLSNAEAVILLKQHGANEIKPVKQRNILVQFLAHFYNPLVLILLAAVSISALNGDEVSAFIIGIIILMSVTLDFIQEYRAGQAAAKLAAQVAVTATVLRDGKLSEIPVAQLVPGDIIALSAGDLVPADGQLLDAKDLFINQSQLTGEAYPVEKHADAPASADPWDLEAKAAVFMGSTVISGTARARITRTGQTTALGQIADSLEKKPPPTSFELGIRQFGMLIMRFTFLLVLFTLLVNIVMHRPLLESFLFAVALAVGLTPELLPMVVSVTLTRGALRMAALNVIVKRPSAIQDMGAMDILCTDKTGTLTEAKIHLEHHVNALGQGSQRVLELAYLNSYFESGLKSPLDDAILLHHDVAIEGWSKIDEVPFDFERRRVSVLVEREETRILAVKGAPEDILNLCTQYEDETGAIVSLDETVRQSITQLLDQFGNDGFRVLAIAWREVAPDHPHAVVTDESELVFAGLAAFLDPPKISAGPVLTALQASGVQVKILTGDNERVTRYICNQLNLPVTGVLTGNDIAAMQDDALLARVEEVNLFCRVNPAQKNRVLLALKARKHVVGYLGDGINDAPSLHTADIGISVDGAVDVAKQAASMIMLEHDLKVLHAGVMEGRRTFGNVMKYIMMATSSNFGNMFSMAASTLFLPFLPLLPLQILLNNLLYDLSEITLPMDNVDEEDLAQPSQWDMNFIRNFMMTIGPISSIFDFVTFYLLITVFEADETLFRTGWFVESIATQVLVIFIIRTRRNPLHSHPNRWLTITSLSIVAIAMLLPISPMAHYLGFTALPLMFFGLLAVLIVTYLLTVEYCKQWFYKRLNKSRNNPAVP; this is translated from the coding sequence ATGATTAAAGATCAGATGGATACCGGCTTAAGCAATGCAGAAGCAGTCATTCTGTTAAAGCAGCACGGCGCAAACGAGATTAAACCTGTCAAGCAGCGCAACATCCTCGTGCAGTTTCTCGCCCATTTCTACAATCCACTGGTATTGATACTGCTCGCCGCAGTGAGCATTTCAGCGCTGAACGGCGATGAAGTGAGCGCATTCATTATTGGCATCATTATTCTCATGAGTGTCACGTTGGATTTCATTCAGGAGTACCGTGCCGGTCAGGCGGCGGCAAAACTGGCGGCACAAGTCGCTGTAACCGCCACGGTACTGCGGGACGGGAAATTATCCGAGATTCCGGTTGCGCAGTTAGTGCCGGGCGATATCATTGCCTTATCGGCGGGCGATCTGGTTCCGGCCGACGGGCAATTGCTCGACGCCAAGGATTTGTTTATCAATCAATCGCAACTCACCGGTGAGGCCTATCCGGTTGAGAAACATGCCGATGCACCGGCCAGCGCCGATCCCTGGGACTTGGAAGCAAAAGCTGCGGTATTCATGGGCAGTACGGTGATCAGTGGCACAGCCCGGGCCAGAATCACCCGCACGGGACAAACGACAGCGCTGGGGCAAATCGCCGACAGCCTCGAGAAGAAACCGCCACCCACCTCATTCGAGCTCGGCATACGCCAGTTCGGCATGTTGATCATGCGCTTTACCTTCCTGCTGGTGCTGTTCACCTTGCTGGTCAATATCGTGATGCACCGCCCCTTACTCGAGTCTTTCCTGTTTGCCGTGGCCTTGGCAGTAGGACTCACACCGGAATTATTGCCCATGGTGGTATCGGTCACGCTCACACGCGGCGCATTGCGCATGGCCGCATTGAACGTGATCGTCAAGCGGCCATCGGCGATTCAGGACATGGGCGCGATGGATATCCTCTGCACCGATAAGACCGGCACGCTGACCGAAGCGAAAATCCATCTGGAACATCACGTCAATGCACTGGGTCAAGGCTCCCAGCGGGTATTGGAACTTGCCTATTTGAACAGTTATTTTGAAAGCGGCCTGAAAAGCCCGCTCGATGACGCCATCTTGCTGCACCACGACGTAGCGATTGAGGGCTGGAGCAAAATTGATGAAGTACCGTTTGATTTCGAGCGCCGCCGCGTATCCGTACTGGTAGAGCGTGAAGAAACCCGGATACTGGCCGTCAAAGGGGCTCCCGAAGACATCCTGAACCTTTGCACTCAGTATGAAGATGAAACCGGCGCCATTGTTTCGCTGGATGAAACCGTACGGCAATCGATTACTCAACTGCTCGACCAATTCGGCAATGATGGTTTTCGCGTCTTGGCTATTGCTTGGCGCGAGGTCGCGCCGGATCATCCCCATGCTGTCGTAACCGACGAAAGCGAACTGGTATTTGCCGGTCTTGCGGCTTTTCTCGATCCGCCCAAAATCAGCGCCGGACCGGTTTTAACCGCACTACAGGCGAGCGGTGTGCAAGTCAAGATTTTAACCGGGGATAATGAACGGGTAACGCGCTACATTTGCAACCAGCTGAATCTGCCGGTTACCGGCGTGCTGACCGGCAATGACATCGCCGCCATGCAAGACGATGCGTTGCTCGCCCGGGTGGAAGAAGTCAATCTGTTTTGCCGCGTCAATCCGGCGCAAAAGAATCGCGTGTTGCTGGCGCTCAAGGCACGCAAACATGTTGTCGGTTATCTGGGCGACGGCATCAACGACGCGCCTTCACTACATACCGCCGACATCGGCATTTCAGTGGACGGCGCGGTCGATGTGGCCAAGCAGGCTGCGTCCATGATCATGCTGGAACACGATCTGAAAGTCTTGCATGCAGGTGTGATGGAAGGACGTCGCACCTTCGGTAATGTGATGAAATACATCATGATGGCGACCAGCTCGAACTTCGGTAACATGTTCAGCATGGCCGCATCGACGCTCTTCTTGCCGTTCCTGCCGCTGCTGCCGTTGCAAATCCTGCTGAACAATTTGCTGTACGATCTTTCCGAAATCACCTTACCGATGGACAATGTCGATGAGGAAGATCTGGCGCAACCAAGCCAATGGGACATGAATTTTATCCGCAATTTCATGATGACCATCGGCCCTATCAGCTCGATATTCGATTTCGTTACGTTCTATCTGCTGATCACCGTATTTGAGGCGGACGAAACCCTGTTCCGCACCGGCTGGTTTGTAGAGTCGATCGCCACGCAAGTACTGGTCATTTTCATCATCAGAACCCGGCGCAACCCCTTGCACAGCCACCCCAACCGCTGGTTAACGATCACTTCGCTCAGTATCGTCGCCATCGCCATGCTGCTCCCCATCAGCCCGATGGCGCATTACCTGGGCTTCACAGCACTGCCATTGATGTTCTTCGGACTGCTGGCTGTTTTGATCGTTACTTATCTGTTGACAGTGGAATACTGTAAACAATGGTTCTATAAGCGCCTGAACAAATCCCGGAACAACCCGGCCGTGCCATAG
- a CDS encoding IS1595 family transposase: MNVKNRYYFRSRIGEAKFRQLIRYFVLDFTATSTAQLTGISIRSVNTIYLKVRQKIAYCCELESPLQGAVEVDESYFGAQRVRGKKGRGAYGKTIVFGVLKRQGKVYTEIVPDCSKATLQAIIRGHVAPDTIIHSDGWRGYDGLVDIGFDKHFRVCHGNNEFASGERHINGIESFWSFAKRRLAKFNGVPEHTFYLHLKETEFRFNHRRDNLYHQILKLLRLNPL, translated from the coding sequence ATGAATGTTAAAAATAGATACTATTTCCGTTCTCGGATTGGAGAAGCTAAATTCAGACAACTTATTCGCTATTTTGTTTTGGATTTTACCGCTACAAGTACCGCGCAATTGACCGGTATTTCTATCCGATCCGTCAATACGATTTACCTCAAAGTGCGGCAAAAAATTGCCTACTGCTGCGAACTTGAATCGCCGCTTCAAGGTGCTGTGGAAGTTGATGAATCTTATTTTGGCGCGCAGCGTGTCAGAGGCAAAAAAGGTCGAGGCGCTTATGGTAAAACCATTGTCTTTGGCGTTCTGAAACGCCAAGGGAAGGTATATACGGAGATTGTTCCTGATTGCTCCAAAGCCACGTTACAAGCTATTATCCGTGGGCATGTAGCACCCGATACCATCATCCATTCTGATGGCTGGCGCGGATATGACGGGCTGGTCGATATTGGTTTTGATAAGCACTTCAGGGTTTGTCATGGCAACAATGAATTCGCCAGTGGCGAGCGGCATATCAACGGCATTGAATCTTTCTGGAGCTTTGCAAAAAGGCGTTTGGCAAAGTTCAATGGTGTTCCTGAACATACCTTTTATTTGCATTTGAAAGAAACCGAATTTCGTTTTAATCATCGCCGTGATAATCTCTATCATCAGATTCTCAAATTATTACGTTTAAACCCGCTTTAA